One Nicotiana sylvestris chromosome 12, ASM39365v2, whole genome shotgun sequence genomic window carries:
- the LOC138884082 gene encoding uncharacterized protein, producing the protein MKRVLVDPGSSVNIILLRVVNEMQADDKLVLKACTLSGFDNSSIVTKGEIMLTTFPEGVVKDTKFQVIDTDMAYNMILGRSWIHKMDIVPSTLHQVIKVPSQWGIRQICGNQQASRSINSVVDSRIKNDVTNKN; encoded by the coding sequence atgaaacgagttttggttgatccaggtagctctgtAAATATCATTCTTTTAAGAGTGGTAAACGAGATGCAAGCCGATGATAAATTGGTACTCAAAGCATGTACCttatctggatttgacaattcaAGCATTGTTACAAAAGGGGAGATAATGCTCACGACATTCCCAGAAGGAGTAGTCAAAGATAcaaaatttcaagtgatagatacGGACATGGCGTATAATATGATTCTCGGCAGATCTTGGATTCATAAGATGGATATTGTTCCGTCTACTTTACATCAGGTTATTAAGGTCCCTTCACAATGGGGAATTAGACAAATTTGTGGCAATCAACAGGCCTCTAGAAGTATCAATTCAGTGGTGGATTCAAGAATAAAGAATGATGTTACAAACAAAAATTAG
- the LOC138884083 gene encoding uncharacterized protein has product MEDIFKIKQGDTELLREFVDRFQRERMMLPRLPDNWAAMAFASNLNEKSSEATKRLKESLREFPATTWNDVYNKYSTKLRIEEDTITQSRGDERTSSRRPEMEKRSGKNRYKPYMGPVGRDSRSKQENSRYSSRLRNRDAGSSFRFGKERDVRDSNTKAKIGDYSFNVSTSKLVAILRSMGDKVWWPKEMRSNPSRRNPDFWCEFHNDHSHKTAECRLLQGEVEHLLKQGYLTDLFNEKGKQVYMKNIQEPPKPSSLKRTVNVISGGYEVKGVMYTSAKKMSKVTVTHGKRIRQVLEEDNITFDDADAKGVMIDTMMHW; this is encoded by the coding sequence atggaagacatcttcaaaataaaacaaggagatacGGAGCTACTCAGGGAATTTGTGgatagattccaacgtgaaaggATGATGTTACCACGTTTACCTGATAATTGGGCGGCTATGGCGTTTGCAAGTAATCTAaatgaaaaaagctcagaagCCACAAAGAGACTCAAAGAAAGCTTACGAGAATTTCCTGCtacaacttggaatgatgtttataacaagTATAGCACGAAGTTGCGTATAGAAGAAGATACTATCACTCAGTCGCGGGGAGATGAAAGAACAAGCTCGAGGCGACCAGAAATGGAAAAAAGATCTGGTAAGAACAGGTACAAGCCTTACATGGGACCAGTAGGACGGGATTCACGTTCTAAACAAGAAAACTCGAGGTACAGTTCTAGATTAAGAAATAGAGATGCAGGTTCATCATTTAGGTTTGGAAAGGAGCGAGATGTGCGGGATAGTAATACGAAGGCAAAGATTGGTGATTACAGTTTCAATGTTAGCACTTCTAAGCTAGTAGCTATTTTAAGAAGTATGGGGGATAAGGTAtggtggccaaaagaaatgagatcaaacccTAGCAGAAGAAACCCAGATttctggtgcgagtttcataatgatcacAGTCACAAAACAGCAGAGTGTAGATTGCTACAAGGTGAAGTAGAGCACTTGTTAAAACAAGGTTATTTAACCGATTTGTTTAACGAGAAGGGTAAGCAGGTGTATATGAAGAATATACAGGAGCCACCAAAACCTTCTTCACTAAAAAGAACAGTTAATGTGATAAGCGGAGGATATGAGGTCAAAGGTGTAATGTATACATCTGCAAAAAAGATGTCAAAAGTCACAGTTACCCACGGAAAGCGAATTCGCCAAGTTTTAGAAGAAGACAACATAacgtttgatgatgcagatgcaaAAGGTGTAATGATCgacacaatgatgcactggtaa